In the Juglans microcarpa x Juglans regia isolate MS1-56 chromosome 6D, Jm3101_v1.0, whole genome shotgun sequence genome, one interval contains:
- the LOC121234155 gene encoding uncharacterized protein LOC121234155 — translation MGQIVKRKKKGRPSKADLARRAVESAAVAEADVRRSHRRRNVRYNIDYDDYLDEDDEDEEEDQRRREKKLKLVVKLNQGSEPLAQQNQSHTGARELYAKEYASDDECERKPLKKRSIGNGRDEDADQQDEDDDHGDGGDGDEDDGEERGRKVDLKGLDSSAGTPSDLPSGVPDKRTLELILDKLQKKDTYGVYAEPVDPEELPDYHDVIEHPMDFATVRKKLADGSYSTLEQFECDIFLICSNAMQYNAPDTIYHRQARSIQELARKKFERLRVEFERSEKELKSEQKTRSNFLIKKSGKKPFCLTSQEPIGSDFSTGATLATITNGQNGSNMNQGGGFERPSNTDVVETNPSLIDTNFEKAEDLSSGKGLLSKLGRKQFVYDDNRRTTYNISNQPAVRSDSIFTTFEGELKQLVAVGLHAEFSYARSLARFAATLGPVAWKVASQRIEQALPAGCKFGRGWVGEYEPLQTPVLMLENCTQKEPGLIPKLQSNADLTKDDKTKTHVSAMELPISGSISDGKQSSFYPAGAHTSAGKLSFSGSAGTKSSTPDNGIYQKQNPQSRDFNKTKNTFSSNSEMADIRSKESVSRNINLLQSVPVKQPDTDGVFTGVLPNGKISNGGLNSKMSRLSSDTAPNHTPRGTYFPHGQEQGYSDPAQLMRILAERANKQQKSSNQSPVETTERVPSVPSVRRDDSCNAAAAAARAWMSIGAGGFKQATEDSSLPKTPTIFSDPSYNPTQEFCQQISQAREEIPLSRGMQSQSERNIFPVAFVPQPAHVANEAQLRNRPIVFPQLAPADLSRFQLQYPWRGLSPHTQPRPKQETLPPDLNIGFQSPGSPVRPSTGVLVDSQQPDLALQL, via the exons ATGGGCCAGATcgtgaagaggaagaagaaagggaggCCATCAAAGGCAGATCTGGCGCGCCGAGCTGTCGAGTCGGCGGCGGTGGCAGAGGCGGATGTCCGGCGGAGCCACCGGCGCCGAAATGTGAGGTACAACATCGACTACGATGACTACCTGGATGAGGACGACGAGGACGAGGAGGAGGACCAGAGGAGGAGGGAGAAGAAGCTGAAGCTAGTGGTGAAGCTGAATCAAGGGAGCGAGCCACTGGCTCAGCAGAACCAGTCTCACACGGGGGCGCGTGAATTGTACGCGAAAGAGTACGCGTCGGACGACGAGTGCGAGCGGAAGCCGTTGAAGAAGAGGAGTATCGGCAATGGTCGGGATGAAGATGCTGACCAACAGGACGAAGATGATGATCATGGTGATGGCGGCGATGGGGATGAAGATGATGGTGAG GAAAGGGGGAGGAAGGTGGACTTGAAAGGGCTCGATTCTTCTGCAG gGACGCCATCGGATCTTCCTTCTGGGGTGCCTGATAAGAGGACACTGGAGTTGATCCTTGATAAGCTTCAGAA GAAAGACACGTACGGTGTGTATGCAGAACCGGTTGATCCTGAGGAG CTTCCCGATTATCACGATGTGATTGAGCATCCAATGGACTTTGCCACCGTGAGGAAGAAGTTGGCAGATGGATCGTATTCTACCTTGGAACAATTTGAG TGTGACATTTTCTTAATATGTTCAAATGCCATGCAATACAATGCACCAGACACCATCTACCATAGACAG GCTCGTTCCATTCAAGAGTTGGCAAGGAAGAAATTCGAGAGGTTAAGGGTTGAATTTGAACGCTCTGAGAAAGAGTTGAAGTCTGAGCAGAAAACAAGGTCCAATTTCTTAATTAAGAAGTCGGGGAAGAAGCCTTTCTGCCTGACCTCGCAGGAGCCCATTGGCTCTGATTTCTCCACCGGTGCCACTCTTGCCACAATTACAAATGGGCAGAATGGTTCTAATATGAACCAAGGTGGTGGTTTTGAGAGGCCTTCTAACACTGATGTTGTAGAGACTAATCCTTCCCTGATTGATACCAATTTTGAGAAGGCAGAAGACTTATCATCAG GGAAGGGTCTACTCTCTAAATTGGGAAGGAAGCAATTTGTGTATGATGATAACCGGCGCACAACATATAACATTTCCAATCAACCAGCAGTTCGATCAGACTCAATATTTACCACCTTTGAGGGTGAACTTAAGCAGTTGGTTGCT GTTGGGCTTCATGCAGAATTTTCTTATGCAAGGAGCCTGGCTCGTTTTGCCGCAACTCTTGGACCTGTTGCTTGGAAAGTTGCCTCCCAGAGAATTGAGCAGGCATTGCCTGCTGGGTGTAAATTTGGCCGTGGTTGGGTTGGAGAATATGAGCCACTTCAAACTCCTGTACTAATGCTTGAGAACTGCACTCAGAAAGAGCCTGGTTTAATTCCAAAGCTTCAGTCTAATGCTGATTTGACAAAGGATGACAAAACTAAGACTCATGTTTCTGCTATGGAGCTTCCTATAAGTGGGTCTATTTCAGATGGAAAACAATCTTCGTTTTATCCAGCCGGTGCTCATACTTCAGCAGGGAAATTATCATTCTCTGGCTCTGCTGGAACAAAATCCAGTACTCCTGATAATGGCATTTACCAGAAGCAAAATCCACAATCCAGGGATTTTAACAAGACTAAGAATACG TTTTCAAGTAATTCAGAAATGGCTGATATAAGGTCCAAAGAGTCGGTATCAAGAAACATAAATCTTCTGCAGTCTGTACCTGTTAAGCAGCCTGATACAGATGGAGTTTTTACTGGAGTGTTACCTAATGGAAAAATCAGCAACGGGGGCTTGAATAGTAAGATGAGTAGACTGTCTTCTGACACAGCTCCTAATCACACGCCTAGAGGAACCTACTTTCCTCATGGACAAGAGCAGGGTTATAGTGACCCGGCTCAGTTGATGAGAATTTTGGCTGAAAGGGCCAATAAGCAGCAGAAATCTTCAAATCAATCCCCAGTTGAAACCACAGAAAGAGTGCCCTCGGTTCCATCTGTTAGGAGAGATGACTCTTGCAATGCTGCAGCAGCTGCTGCCCGTGCATGGATGTCGATTGGGGCTGGAGGCTTTAAACAAGCAACAGAAGATTCCAGCTTGCCCAAAACTCCTACTATTTTTTCAGATCCATCATACAACCCAACTCAAGAATTTTGTCAACAAATTTCTCAAGCACGGGAAGAGATTCCACTTTCTAGAGGGATGCAATCTCAGTCTGAGAGGAACATTTTTCCCGTGGCATTTGTGCCACAACCTGCTCATGTGGCCAATGAAGCCCAACTTCGAAACCGACCTATTGTTTTCCCTCAATTAGCACCTGCTGACTTGTCTAGGTTTCAGCTGCAGTACCCTTGGCGAGGTCTCAGTCCTCATACCCAGCCAAGGCCTAAACAGGAAACACTTCCTCCAGACTTGAATATTGGTTTCCAGTCTCCGGGGTCTCCAGTGAGACCATCTACTGGTGTTCTTGTTGATTCCCAGCAGCCAGACCTGGCTTTACAACTCTGA